A portion of the Krasilnikovia cinnamomea genome contains these proteins:
- a CDS encoding replication initiator, giving the protein MTVSSLSVVPEAPASGTAPHAEPPTVPSWYHHAADIRLQTVARAAQPDYEAWLSHVKPAAACVRPVRLAGTMATVEAATGRILAERSTADLPDGVIYKPCGNRREAVCPACSQRYKRDAYQVVRAGLVGGKGVPEHVAHHPAVFPTLTAPSFGDVHTRVVHRHTCARRTGCDCRPEPCHARRDATTCPHGIRLACFARHDSDDHRLGAPLCLDCYDHDAQAVWNLMAGELWRRTTIAINRYIRRLCRQRGLPFYPVACGKTVRWVAPVRLSFGKAAEMQRRAVVHFHAIIRLDGYDPRDPDAIVPPPGALDAADLVAAVDHAAATVAFTSDPHPANGRGWHIGWGEQVLTKVITVAAEGQVTDAQVAAYLAKYATKSTEVTGHASNRLSDDTITLYADPEGTHTERLIDACWRLGSFRTNPSPPAPLAAGERHAAPAPTVPFGHLRTDPNCGGCTRYRTCPTCAAEQVAAADAARRAPAGPPASPYLKLRRWAHMLGFGGHFLTKSRKYSITFALLRDQRVVFRRAQSSGPEHNPADTSEPTTLVVNFLAFVGAGWKTPADAMLANTSAALAREHQRTAREYLETRAA; this is encoded by the coding sequence GTGACTGTCTCGTCGTTGAGCGTCGTCCCCGAAGCACCCGCTTCGGGGACGGCCCCCCACGCCGAGCCGCCCACGGTCCCGTCCTGGTACCACCACGCGGCGGACATCCGGCTGCAAACCGTCGCCCGCGCCGCCCAACCGGATTACGAGGCGTGGCTTTCCCATGTGAAGCCTGCAGCCGCTTGTGTGCGGCCGGTGCGGCTTGCCGGGACGATGGCTACCGTCGAAGCCGCCACCGGCCGGATCCTCGCCGAACGGTCTACGGCGGACTTGCCGGACGGGGTGATCTACAAGCCGTGCGGCAACCGTCGCGAGGCGGTGTGTCCGGCCTGCTCGCAACGCTACAAGCGGGATGCCTACCAGGTGGTGCGGGCCGGGCTGGTCGGCGGCAAAGGCGTCCCAGAGCACGTCGCGCATCACCCGGCAGTGTTCCCCACCCTCACCGCCCCGTCGTTTGGCGACGTGCACACCCGGGTGGTGCACCGGCACACCTGCGCCCGGCGCACCGGCTGCGACTGCCGGCCCGAGCCGTGCCACGCCCGCCGCGACGCCACCACCTGCCCGCACGGGATTCGGCTGGCCTGTTTCGCCCGGCACGACAGCGACGATCACCGGCTGGGCGCGCCGCTGTGCCTGGACTGCTACGACCACGACGCCCAGGCCGTGTGGAACCTGATGGCGGGCGAGTTGTGGCGGCGCACGACCATCGCGATCAACCGCTACATCCGCCGCCTCTGCCGCCAACGCGGACTCCCGTTCTACCCGGTGGCCTGCGGGAAGACGGTGCGCTGGGTGGCGCCGGTGCGGCTGTCGTTCGGCAAGGCCGCCGAGATGCAACGCCGCGCCGTCGTCCACTTCCACGCGATCATCCGACTCGACGGCTACGACCCGCGCGACCCGGACGCCATAGTGCCGCCGCCGGGCGCGCTTGACGCCGCCGACCTCGTCGCCGCCGTCGACCACGCCGCCGCCACCGTCGCGTTCACCAGCGACCCGCACCCGGCCAACGGGCGCGGCTGGCACATCGGGTGGGGCGAGCAGGTCCTGACGAAGGTGATCACGGTCGCGGCCGAGGGACAAGTGACCGACGCTCAGGTCGCCGCGTACCTGGCCAAGTACGCCACCAAGTCGACCGAGGTCACCGGGCACGCCTCGAACCGGCTCAGCGACGACACGATCACCCTGTACGCCGACCCGGAAGGCACCCACACCGAACGGCTCATCGACGCGTGCTGGCGCCTCGGCAGCTTCCGCACCAACCCCTCTCCGCCTGCCCCTCTAGCAGCCGGAGAGCGGCATGCCGCGCCTGCCCCGACCGTGCCGTTCGGCCACTTGCGCACCGACCCGAATTGTGGCGGCTGCACCCGCTACCGGACCTGCCCGACGTGCGCCGCCGAACAGGTCGCCGCCGCCGATGCGGCCCGCCGCGCCCCGGCCGGGCCGCCAGCCAGCCCGTACCTGAAGCTGCGCCGCTGGGCGCACATGCTCGGCTTCGGCGGCCACTTCCTCACCAAGAGCCGCAAATACTCGATCACGTTCGCGCTGCTGCGTGACCAGCGCGTCGTGTTCCGCCGTGCCCAGAGCAGCGGCCCGGAACACAATCCGGCCGACACCAGCGAGCCGACCACGCTGGTCGTGAACTTCCTGGCCTTCGTCGGCGCCGGATGGAAAACCCCGGCCGACGCGATGCTCGCCAACACCTCCGCCGCACTGGCCCGCGAACACCAGCGCACCGCCCGCGAGTACCTGGAAACCCGGGCCGCCTGA
- a CDS encoding ArsA family ATPase, with product MGGIERTGRWPARLHVVTGKGGAGKTSVAAALALALASGGRRTLLVEVEGRQGIAQMFGTDPLPYEERRIATVPGGGEVRALAVDAEEALLEYLDMFYRLGAAGRALRKVGAIDFATTIAPGLRDVLLTGKVKEATTRSVDGRRAYDAVVLDAPPTGRIGRFLNVTAETARLAKMGPIKNQSEGVASLLRSAMTSVHVVTLLEEMPVQESLDAIAELATLHIPVGRIIVNGARPPLLTSGKVTKAELRRGLAAAGLPADPATVNGLHAEARAHLTRRELEESLRADLVEAGRPMVELPLLEQGVDRAGLDELAEHLLAV from the coding sequence GTGGGTGGGATCGAGCGGACCGGCCGCTGGCCGGCGCGGCTGCATGTGGTGACGGGTAAGGGCGGCGCGGGCAAGACGAGCGTGGCGGCCGCGCTGGCGCTCGCGCTGGCCTCGGGCGGGCGGCGCACGCTGCTGGTCGAGGTGGAGGGCCGGCAGGGCATCGCCCAGATGTTCGGCACGGACCCGCTGCCGTACGAGGAGCGGCGCATCGCGACGGTGCCCGGCGGCGGGGAGGTGCGGGCGCTGGCGGTGGACGCCGAGGAGGCGCTGCTGGAGTACCTCGACATGTTCTACCGGCTGGGCGCCGCGGGCCGGGCCCTGCGCAAGGTGGGTGCGATCGACTTCGCCACCACGATCGCCCCGGGCCTGCGCGACGTGCTGCTCACCGGGAAGGTGAAGGAGGCCACCACGCGTTCGGTGGACGGGCGCCGGGCGTACGACGCGGTGGTGCTGGACGCGCCGCCGACGGGCCGGATCGGCCGGTTCCTCAACGTGACCGCCGAGACCGCCCGGCTGGCCAAGATGGGGCCGATCAAGAACCAGAGCGAGGGGGTGGCGTCGCTGCTGCGCTCGGCGATGACCTCCGTGCACGTGGTCACCCTGCTGGAGGAGATGCCGGTGCAGGAGAGCCTCGACGCGATCGCCGAGCTGGCCACCCTGCACATCCCGGTGGGCCGGATCATCGTCAACGGCGCCCGGCCCCCGCTGCTGACCAGCGGCAAGGTGACCAAGGCCGAGTTGCGGCGCGGCCTCGCGGCGGCCGGTCTGCCCGCCGACCCGGCGACCGTGAACGGCCTGCACGCCGAGGCGCGGGCGCACCTGACCCGCCGGGAGCTGGAGGAGTCCCTGCGCGCCGACCTGGTCGAGGCGGGCCGCCCCATGGTGGAGCTGCCGCTGCTGGAGCAGGGTGTGGACCGGGCGGGTCTGGACGAGCTGGCCGAGCACCTGCTGGCCGTCTGA
- a CDS encoding LacI family DNA-binding transcriptional regulator, with translation MAYAEKRGDYWRARYWLPTGKLATVSDTSGAAIRFRTRREAERAANDAEARARRSRVDPVAGRMHFGDYVSRWYAVQDLAASTMQNYRRHIEEHLLPTFEAVPVADIVAADVAAWEKSERAAGYAEASIKTWRGTLHLVLADAVEEGLRDYNPATRRRGRGKRAGRSRRRGPEKVVTSALGVLLLAERVALLSGRDDEFVAVVLLGFTGMRWGELVGLETQFVRPGEVRVEWQLYELDTGVWHRCPPKDDSHRTIDLPDWLGAMVSEHVARTRPRPCACHGLTYVFGGHRPANGAGRAEGPRLVDVSRRAGVSTGTVSNVLNRPDTVLEATRVRVLTAASDLGYVHGGAPTGELAPHWRRTGFATWLFQPAATGWYPRAAPRDPRPVPVLGEPWPGVPVRGRGAAGRADACWLPIAAGLTPHGLRHTHKTVMEELAVPGKLQDERMGHEDGSVQSRYVHITAAMRRALLDGLTELWVAALDERRAMAPGSPVAVLDRLLAERVKEVGE, from the coding sequence GTGGCGTATGCCGAGAAGCGAGGAGATTACTGGCGGGCCCGGTACTGGCTGCCCACGGGCAAGCTGGCCACGGTCAGCGACACGAGCGGGGCGGCCATCCGGTTCCGGACCCGCCGCGAGGCGGAGCGGGCCGCCAACGATGCGGAGGCCCGGGCGCGTCGCTCCCGGGTGGATCCGGTCGCCGGTCGGATGCACTTCGGTGACTATGTGAGCCGCTGGTACGCGGTGCAGGATCTCGCCGCGTCCACCATGCAGAACTACCGCCGGCACATCGAGGAGCACCTGCTGCCGACGTTCGAGGCCGTGCCAGTGGCGGACATCGTGGCCGCGGATGTGGCGGCGTGGGAGAAGAGCGAGCGGGCGGCCGGCTACGCGGAGGCGAGTATCAAGACCTGGCGCGGGACGCTGCACCTGGTCCTCGCCGACGCGGTGGAGGAGGGACTGCGCGACTACAACCCGGCAACCCGGCGACGCGGCCGCGGCAAGCGGGCCGGGCGGTCACGGCGGCGCGGCCCGGAGAAGGTAGTCACCTCGGCGCTGGGGGTGCTGTTGCTGGCCGAGCGGGTGGCGCTGCTGTCGGGGCGCGACGATGAGTTCGTGGCCGTCGTGTTGCTCGGCTTCACCGGGATGCGCTGGGGCGAGCTGGTCGGGTTGGAGACCCAGTTCGTCCGGCCGGGCGAGGTTCGGGTGGAGTGGCAGCTGTACGAACTGGACACAGGTGTGTGGCATCGGTGCCCGCCGAAGGACGACTCGCACCGGACGATCGATCTGCCGGATTGGCTGGGCGCGATGGTGTCCGAGCATGTCGCCCGTACCCGGCCTCGGCCGTGCGCCTGCCACGGGCTTACGTACGTGTTCGGGGGTCATCGTCCGGCGAACGGGGCGGGGCGGGCGGAGGGTCCCCGGCTGGTCGACGTGTCCCGGCGTGCCGGGGTGTCGACCGGGACGGTTTCCAACGTACTGAACCGGCCGGACACCGTTCTGGAGGCGACCCGGGTGCGGGTGCTTACGGCGGCGAGCGACCTGGGCTACGTGCACGGTGGCGCGCCGACCGGCGAGTTGGCGCCGCACTGGCGGCGGACCGGGTTCGCGACCTGGCTGTTTCAGCCGGCGGCGACCGGCTGGTATCCGCGGGCGGCGCCGCGCGACCCGCGCCCGGTGCCGGTGCTGGGGGAGCCGTGGCCGGGTGTGCCGGTCCGGGGCCGGGGCGCGGCGGGCCGGGCGGACGCCTGCTGGCTGCCGATCGCGGCCGGGCTGACGCCGCATGGCCTGCGGCACACCCACAAGACGGTGATGGAGGAACTGGCCGTGCCAGGCAAGCTGCAGGACGAGCGGATGGGCCATGAGGACGGCTCGGTGCAGTCGAGGTACGTGCACATCACGGCGGCGATGCGTCGGGCGCTGCTCGACGGCCTGACCGAGCTGTGGGTCGCGGCCCTGGATGAGCGGCGTGCGATGGCTCCCGGCTCGCCCGTGGCCGTGCTGGATCGGCTGCTCGCCGAGCGGGTAAAGGAGGTCGGGGAGTGA
- a CDS encoding GatB/YqeY domain-containing protein, protein MGTLKDRLNDDLHAAMKGRDELTTATLRMALSAVRTAEVSGTEARQLSDDEVIAVLTKEAKKRREAATAFAGAGRAEAAAKETAEGEILDRYLPRQLSDAEITELVAGALQAGGFTGKAQMGPAMKAAQAAVAGRAEGGRVAAEVRRQLG, encoded by the coding sequence ATGGGAACGCTGAAAGACCGCCTGAACGATGACCTGCACGCGGCGATGAAGGGGCGCGACGAGCTGACCACGGCCACGCTGCGGATGGCCCTGTCGGCGGTGCGCACCGCCGAGGTGTCCGGCACCGAGGCCCGCCAGCTGAGCGACGACGAAGTGATCGCGGTGCTGACCAAGGAGGCGAAGAAGCGCCGGGAGGCGGCCACCGCGTTCGCCGGGGCTGGGCGGGCCGAGGCGGCCGCGAAGGAGACCGCCGAGGGGGAGATCCTGGATCGGTATCTGCCGCGTCAGCTCAGCGACGCGGAGATCACCGAGCTGGTCGCGGGGGCGCTGCAGGCGGGCGGGTTCACCGGGAAGGCCCAGATGGGCCCGGCCATGAAGGCGGCCCAGGCCGCGGTGGCCGGCCGGGCCGAGGGCGGCCGGGTGGCCGCCGAGGTACGCCGCCAGCTCGGCTGA
- a CDS encoding metallophosphoesterase, with the protein MRKRPLIALAAGTLAAGGATFAYASLVERNMFTLRRVDVPVLAPDAEPLRILHLSDLHMMPGQRRKQDWVAALGGTDPDLVVVTGDNMADPESVPGVVRALQPFLGLPGAFVFGSNDYRGPVWGNPLRYLLPEREYVQGVELPYETLRQTFTDAGWADLNNARTVLKAGGRSVELVGVDDPHVDRDDYPSVAGPASAGADLHIGVTHTPASWVLDAMAADGFALMLAGHTHGGQVCVPGYGALTTNCDLPTSMAKGLHRWPGSDSWLHVSAGLGTHPTAPIRFACRPEASILTLIPR; encoded by the coding sequence ATGCGAAAGCGCCCCCTTATCGCCCTGGCCGCCGGTACGCTCGCCGCCGGCGGCGCCACGTTCGCGTACGCCTCGCTGGTCGAGCGGAACATGTTCACGCTGCGCCGCGTCGACGTGCCGGTGCTGGCGCCCGACGCCGAGCCCCTGCGCATCCTGCACCTCAGCGACCTGCACATGATGCCGGGCCAGCGGCGCAAGCAGGACTGGGTGGCCGCGCTCGGCGGCACCGACCCCGACCTGGTCGTGGTCACCGGCGACAACATGGCCGACCCCGAGTCCGTACCCGGCGTCGTGCGCGCCCTCCAGCCGTTCCTCGGGCTGCCCGGGGCGTTCGTGTTCGGCTCCAACGACTACCGCGGCCCGGTCTGGGGGAACCCGCTGCGGTACCTGCTCCCCGAGCGGGAATACGTGCAGGGCGTCGAACTGCCGTACGAGACGCTGCGGCAGACGTTCACCGACGCGGGCTGGGCGGACCTGAACAACGCCCGTACGGTCCTGAAGGCCGGGGGACGCTCCGTGGAACTGGTCGGCGTCGACGACCCGCACGTCGACCGGGACGACTACCCGTCCGTGGCAGGCCCCGCCTCGGCGGGCGCCGACCTGCACATCGGGGTCACCCACACCCCCGCCTCCTGGGTCCTTGACGCGATGGCCGCCGACGGCTTCGCACTGATGCTGGCCGGGCACACCCACGGCGGCCAGGTGTGCGTCCCCGGGTACGGCGCCCTCACCACGAACTGTGACCTGCCCACGTCGATGGCCAAGGGCCTGCACCGCTGGCCCGGCTCGGACTCGTGGCTGCACGTCTCGGCCGGGCTGGGCACCCACCCGACGGCGCCGATCCGCTTCGCCTGCCGTCCGGAGGCCAGCATTCTCACCCTGATACCGCGCTGA
- a CDS encoding helix-turn-helix domain-containing protein, which produces MGEASAAQGPYYRPAEVARLLRCSEWWIKEQARHRRIPFSWIGGSYLFTEEHIAAIVRLFEVKPGDDIPAVHRRGRADGASSTDDPGAVPIRLRARPPRRARRAERAAA; this is translated from the coding sequence ATGGGGGAGGCGAGTGCAGCGCAAGGCCCGTACTACCGGCCTGCCGAGGTCGCACGGCTGCTGCGCTGCTCGGAATGGTGGATCAAAGAGCAGGCCCGGCACCGCCGGATCCCGTTCTCCTGGATCGGCGGCAGCTACCTGTTCACCGAGGAGCACATCGCCGCGATCGTGCGCCTGTTTGAGGTGAAGCCCGGCGACGACATCCCGGCCGTGCACCGGCGTGGTCGGGCGGATGGTGCGTCGTCGACCGACGACCCCGGCGCGGTGCCGATCCGGCTACGGGCGCGGCCGCCCCGGCGGGCTCGTCGTGCCGAGAGAGCGGCCGCATAG
- a CDS encoding WhiB family transcriptional regulator codes for MGMISDWPSMAACQSGDPDALFVQGAEQNVAKRICRSCPVRYECLADALDNRIEFGVWGGMTERERRALLRRHPYVASWRKMFEAALREKSADRVLVSAR; via the coding sequence ATGGGGATGATCAGCGACTGGCCCAGCATGGCGGCGTGTCAGAGTGGCGACCCTGACGCGCTGTTCGTGCAGGGCGCCGAGCAGAACGTGGCCAAGAGGATTTGCCGCAGCTGCCCGGTCCGCTACGAATGCCTCGCCGACGCGCTGGACAACCGGATCGAATTCGGCGTCTGGGGAGGCATGACCGAGCGGGAGCGCCGCGCGCTGCTGCGCCGCCACCCCTACGTGGCGAGCTGGCGCAAGATGTTCGAAGCCGCGCTGAGGGAGAAGAGCGCCGACCGGGTGCTCGTCTCGGCACGCTGA
- a CDS encoding ArsA family ATPase, producing MAAADLTASRLDRPGLDVPRLDVDGLLADPAIRIVVCCGSGGVGKTTTAAALGLRAAERHGRRTVVLTIDPARRLAQSMGLTELDNTPRQVKGIDTDASGGELHAMMLDMKRTFDEVVQAHTTPQRAAEIFANPFYQAMSSTFSGTQEYMAMEKLGQLRARDEWDLIVVDTPPSRSALDFLDAPARLSRFLDGRMLRLLLVPARSGRSVFSLMTASFGLFTRAVQKVLGAQLLTDLSGFVAALDSMFGGFRHRADETYRILQDPQTAFLLVAAPERDAVREAAYFAERLVAERMPLAGLVLNRTHEAELSSVSAEAAEAAAAALDAAGGQQVTADALRVHARLLRQIEREVRVAAEFTGAFPEVPAVPVPAQPADVHDVDGLRTIGAALTA from the coding sequence GTGGCCGCCGCTGATCTGACCGCCTCCCGCCTGGACCGGCCCGGCTTGGACGTGCCCCGGCTGGACGTGGACGGCCTGCTGGCCGACCCGGCCATCCGGATCGTGGTGTGCTGCGGCTCCGGTGGGGTCGGCAAGACCACGACGGCGGCCGCGCTCGGGCTGCGGGCCGCCGAGCGGCACGGCCGCCGGACGGTCGTGCTGACCATCGACCCGGCCCGGCGGCTGGCGCAGTCCATGGGGCTGACCGAGCTGGACAACACGCCGCGGCAGGTCAAGGGCATCGACACGGACGCCTCCGGCGGCGAGCTGCACGCCATGATGCTCGACATGAAGCGCACGTTCGACGAGGTCGTGCAGGCGCACACCACCCCGCAGCGTGCCGCGGAGATCTTCGCTAACCCGTTCTACCAGGCCATGAGCTCGACGTTCTCCGGCACGCAGGAGTACATGGCGATGGAGAAGCTGGGCCAGTTGCGGGCCCGCGACGAGTGGGACCTGATCGTGGTGGACACCCCGCCGTCGCGCTCGGCGCTGGACTTCCTGGATGCCCCGGCCCGGCTGTCCCGGTTCCTCGACGGGCGGATGCTGCGCCTGCTGCTGGTTCCGGCGCGCTCCGGCCGCAGCGTGTTCTCGCTGATGACGGCGTCGTTCGGGCTGTTCACCCGGGCGGTGCAGAAGGTGCTCGGCGCCCAGTTGCTGACGGACCTGTCGGGGTTCGTGGCGGCACTGGATTCGATGTTCGGCGGTTTCCGGCACCGGGCGGATGAGACGTACCGGATCCTGCAGGACCCGCAGACGGCGTTCCTGCTGGTGGCGGCGCCGGAGCGGGATGCGGTCCGGGAGGCCGCGTACTTCGCCGAGCGGCTGGTCGCGGAGCGGATGCCGCTGGCGGGCCTGGTGCTCAACCGCACCCACGAGGCCGAGCTGAGCTCGGTGTCGGCGGAGGCGGCGGAGGCCGCCGCGGCGGCGCTGGACGCCGCCGGCGGCCAGCAGGTCACCGCGGACGCGCTGCGGGTGCACGCGCGGTTGCTGCGTCAGATCGAGCGCGAGGTACGGGTCGCGGCCGAGTTCACGGGCGCGTTTCCGGAGGTGCCGGCCGTCCCGGTGCCGGCGCAGCCCGCCGACGTGCACGACGTCGACGGACTGCGGACGATCGGTGCCGCCCTCACCGCGTGA
- a CDS encoding transglycosylase domain-containing protein: MRRRDHNIFANASSLLICGLLAGVVVAAAAFPAVAMTGLAAKAGGETFSQLPSELKQATAPQVSRIFASDNKTLVAIMYDEFRSDVPLRDISPNMQHAIIAAEDHEFYHHNGVDMKGVARAFVNNNNGKAKQGASTLTMQYVRMSLAYSATNPKEVIDATQDTPRRKINEMKYALQIEKELTKDQILERYLNVAPFGNGAYGVFAASQVYFNKKPKDLTVAEAALLASMVKAPTAFNPTTPGGYPQALNRRNYVINDMVELNHITQAQADEAKKVVISRTVQRASSGCNAVAKNNWGFICDYFYRWWLSQETFGATPYDRERRLKSGGYRIQLSMDVKAQKAARARILDHISDKNKNALLLAAVEPGTGKVRALATNRKFKLDDPKNPQNPVSSDPAKARKGIRGSYPNTTNPLLSGGGDIVGYQSGSVSKMFAMVAALEKGYPLGYTIKAEKRYKSGYIIQRGSPAACPGTHFYCPSNAGGGEAGVYNMWTAFGKSVNTYFVPLAERVGAENVVDVAKRFGIKFRAKEDAEYANDKDAAHQWGAFVLGVSASTPLDMANAYATLAGDGMYCEPTPVEQIATQDGEKIDVGKPHCTRATSPDVARAALDATRCPVGDSAQLGRCSGATARAARGAVGHPVFGKTGTTDHDKTASLVVGTTSIVVAGYLVNPDWPDHRDRMSHGIVNPAVWETVADFMDGKPKEQFKKPGNEKMAYGDQRSIPDVTCDALSDARNRLDDAGFSVTIGTDVDSKCPLGTAAGTNPPNRTIKGGAVEILVSNGKSDQPPIAGTPPGQTPPIIQFPGTRKPRR, encoded by the coding sequence ATGCGCCGACGTGACCACAACATCTTTGCCAACGCGAGCTCGCTGCTGATCTGCGGCCTACTCGCGGGTGTCGTTGTCGCCGCGGCCGCCTTCCCGGCGGTCGCCATGACCGGCTTGGCCGCCAAGGCCGGCGGCGAGACCTTCTCGCAGCTGCCCAGCGAGCTCAAGCAGGCCACCGCGCCCCAGGTCAGCCGGATCTTTGCCTCCGACAACAAGACCCTCGTCGCGATCATGTATGACGAGTTCCGCAGCGACGTGCCGCTGCGCGACATCTCGCCCAACATGCAGCACGCGATCATCGCCGCGGAGGACCACGAGTTCTACCACCACAACGGCGTCGACATGAAGGGCGTCGCCCGCGCCTTCGTGAACAACAACAACGGCAAGGCGAAGCAGGGCGCCTCGACCCTGACGATGCAGTACGTGCGCATGTCCCTGGCGTACTCGGCGACCAACCCCAAGGAGGTCATCGACGCCACCCAGGACACCCCGCGCCGCAAGATCAACGAAATGAAGTACGCGCTCCAGATCGAGAAGGAACTCACCAAGGACCAGATCCTGGAGCGCTACCTCAACGTCGCCCCCTTCGGCAACGGCGCGTACGGCGTCTTCGCCGCGAGCCAGGTCTACTTCAACAAGAAGCCCAAGGACCTGACGGTGGCCGAGGCGGCGCTGCTGGCCAGCATGGTGAAGGCGCCGACCGCGTTCAACCCGACCACGCCCGGCGGCTACCCGCAGGCGCTGAACCGGCGCAACTACGTGATCAACGACATGGTCGAGCTGAACCACATCACGCAGGCGCAGGCCGACGAGGCGAAGAAGGTCGTGATCAGCCGCACGGTGCAGCGGGCCAGCAGCGGCTGCAACGCCGTGGCGAAGAACAACTGGGGCTTCATCTGCGACTACTTCTACCGCTGGTGGCTCAGCCAGGAGACCTTCGGCGCCACCCCGTACGACCGGGAGCGGCGGCTCAAGAGCGGCGGCTACCGCATCCAGCTGTCGATGGACGTCAAGGCGCAGAAGGCCGCGCGCGCCCGGATCCTCGACCACATCTCCGACAAGAACAAGAACGCCCTGCTGCTGGCCGCGGTCGAGCCCGGCACCGGCAAGGTCCGCGCGCTCGCCACGAACCGCAAGTTCAAGCTGGACGACCCGAAGAACCCGCAGAACCCGGTCTCGTCCGACCCGGCGAAGGCTCGCAAGGGCATCCGGGGCAGCTACCCGAACACCACGAACCCGCTGCTCAGCGGCGGTGGCGACATCGTCGGCTACCAGTCCGGCTCGGTGTCCAAGATGTTCGCCATGGTCGCCGCGCTGGAGAAGGGCTACCCGCTCGGCTACACCATCAAGGCCGAGAAACGCTACAAGTCGGGTTACATCATCCAGCGCGGCAGCCCCGCCGCCTGCCCCGGCACCCACTTCTACTGCCCGTCGAACGCGGGCGGCGGCGAGGCGGGCGTCTACAACATGTGGACGGCCTTCGGTAAGTCGGTCAACACGTACTTCGTGCCCCTGGCGGAACGCGTCGGCGCCGAGAACGTCGTCGACGTCGCCAAGCGCTTCGGCATCAAGTTCCGGGCCAAGGAGGACGCCGAGTACGCCAACGACAAAGACGCCGCCCATCAGTGGGGCGCGTTCGTCCTCGGCGTCTCCGCCTCCACCCCGCTGGACATGGCCAACGCGTACGCCACCCTCGCGGGCGACGGCATGTACTGCGAGCCGACCCCGGTGGAGCAGATCGCCACCCAGGATGGCGAGAAGATCGACGTCGGCAAGCCGCACTGCACCCGCGCCACCAGCCCCGACGTGGCCCGGGCCGCGCTCGACGCGACCCGCTGCCCGGTCGGCGACTCGGCCCAGCTCGGCCGCTGCAGCGGAGCGACGGCACGGGCCGCCCGCGGCGCGGTCGGGCACCCGGTGTTCGGCAAGACCGGCACCACCGACCACGACAAGACCGCCTCACTCGTCGTCGGCACCACCTCGATCGTGGTCGCGGGCTACCTGGTCAATCCGGACTGGCCCGACCACCGGGACCGGATGTCGCACGGCATCGTCAACCCGGCCGTCTGGGAGACCGTCGCCGACTTCATGGACGGCAAGCCGAAGGAGCAGTTCAAGAAACCCGGCAACGAGAAGATGGCGTACGGCGACCAGCGCTCCATCCCCGACGTGACATGTGACGCGCTCAGCGACGCCCGTAACCGCCTCGACGACGCCGGCTTCAGCGTCACGATCGGCACCGACGTGGACTCCAAGTGCCCGCTCGGCACGGCCGCCGGCACCAACCCGCCCAACCGCACGATCAAGGGCGGCGCGGTGGAGATCCTGGTCAGCAACGGCAAGTCCGACCAGCCGCCGATCGCGGGCACCCCGCCGGGCCAGACCCCGCCGATCATCCAGTTCCCGGGGACCAGGAAACCGAGACGCTAG